From one Cynocephalus volans isolate mCynVol1 chromosome X, mCynVol1.pri, whole genome shotgun sequence genomic stretch:
- the GEMIN8 gene encoding gem-associated protein 8, which produces MATKASTSKATESWYSHPVYARYWQHYNQAMAWMQSHQHAYRKAMESYFGSPWFFPPAGLPQSSHNNEAGYPQSCDHHVALQDSRHSYSHFRRSGQRPRGSSTIQASTREDQALPEEEEIETESDGGVECDLSNMEITEELRQYFAETERHREERRRQQQLDAERLHDYVNADHDLYNSTRRSVKPPTERPGERRRAEMKRLYGDSAAKIQAIETAMQLSFDKHCDRKQPKYWPVIPLKF; this is translated from the exons ATGGCAACAAAG GCATCAACATCGAAAGCTACCGAGTCTTGGTATTCTCATCCCGTATATGCAAGATACTGGCAACATTACAATCAAGCCATGGCTTGGATGCAGAGCCACCAGCACGCCTACAGGAAGGCCATGGAATCCTATTTCGGTTCCCCCTGGTTCTTCCCTCCTGCAGGTCTTCCCCAAAGCTCTCACAATAACGAAGCTGGATATCCTCAGTCCTGTGACCATCACGTGGCCTTGCAGGATTCCCGCCACAGTTATTCACATTTCAGAAGGTCTGGGCAGCGTCCACGTGGCAGCAGCACGATCCAGGCATCCACAAGAGAAGACCAAGCTTTGCCTGAAGAAGAGGAGATAGAGACCGAGTCAGATGGAGGGGTGGAATGTGACCTGAGCAACATGGAAATCACCGAGGAACTCCGCCAGTACTTTGCAGAGACcgagaggcacagagaggagcgGC GGCGGCAGCAACAGCTGGACGCTGAGCGCCTGCACGACTACGTGAACGCCGATCACGACCTGTACAACAGCACCCGTCGGTCAGTGAAGCCTCCGACTGAGAGGCCCGGTGAGCGGCGCCGGGCGGAGATGAAGCGCTTATATGGGGACAGCGCCGCCAAGATCCAGGCCATCGAGACTGCGATGCAGCTGAGCTTTGACAAGCACTGTGACAGAAAGCAGCCCAAGTACTGGCCAGTCATTCCCCTCAAGTTTTGA